In Saccharothrix violaceirubra, the following are encoded in one genomic region:
- a CDS encoding glycoside hydrolase family 3 protein, with product MSRRHLGVVLTGVLAVALLSATAEASPKQPVVGEPRTENGCARIEKSLPVLADWPRVDNRVESNAADERRIKKIVGSLTLAEKVGQMTQAEISAITPDEARTYGVGSILNSGGSTPGMDKHASPRTWLAMADAFWAASTTSRAKIPLLWGNVAMHGNNNAYGATIFPHNIGLGAAHDPCLVREIGAATAAQIRATGQDWTFAPALTVPQDDRWGRTYEGYSEDPRITRAYGYEAVKGLQGSDRRRVGVLATAREFVGDGGTLGGRDQGSTPATTAELINVHGQGYYGALAAGAQTVMASFGSLGDQGKVHGSKAVLTDILKSKIGFDGLVVSQWNAVAQIPGCANYSCPQAINAGVDVVMVPTDWREFIANTVAQVENGQIPLARIDDAVTRILRVKLRAGVLDGVKPSARPDAGSAKALDARRLAREAVRESQVLLKNNGGVLPLKPRSKVLVVGKSADSLQNQTGGWTLTWQGTGNTNADFPNGTTVLGGLREALGAENVVFSETGDVDPAGFDAVIAVIGETPYSDGVGDLGRKTLEAARLYPRDLAVLDKVRGRGAPVVTVYVSGRPLYVNKELNRSDAFVASWLPGTEGGGIADLLVRGRHGFSGTLSYSWPREACQTTNTAGQDPLFKPGYGLKSWQRTAIGQLDESSPTGCGGDDGGTATEDLKLYDGGDVAPYRGYISSPDNWDGTEIGADGTAAHSTISITPDAGPSLRGTWSGTGPGQVYFANPAGGSDLRGYLNAKSAVVFDVVVHRAPTNRTALSAHCSWPCLAEVDVTKVFTGLTTGQKSTVKIPVSCLADAGLDLEKVNLPFLVFTDGPFEATFSNVRWVPKAAADPDAKTCAELG from the coding sequence ATGTCACGCAGACACCTGGGTGTCGTGCTCACCGGAGTGCTCGCCGTCGCGCTCCTGAGCGCGACGGCCGAAGCCTCCCCGAAACAGCCCGTGGTGGGTGAACCGCGCACCGAGAACGGGTGCGCCCGGATCGAGAAGTCGCTGCCCGTGCTGGCCGACTGGCCCCGGGTGGACAACCGGGTCGAGTCGAACGCCGCGGACGAACGCCGGATCAAGAAGATCGTCGGCTCGCTGACGTTGGCCGAGAAGGTCGGCCAGATGACCCAGGCCGAGATCTCCGCGATCACGCCCGACGAGGCGCGCACGTACGGCGTCGGCTCCATCCTCAACAGCGGCGGGTCGACGCCGGGCATGGACAAGCACGCGTCGCCGCGGACGTGGCTGGCCATGGCGGACGCCTTCTGGGCCGCGTCCACCACGTCGCGCGCCAAGATCCCCCTGCTGTGGGGCAACGTCGCGATGCACGGCAACAACAACGCCTACGGCGCCACGATCTTCCCGCACAACATCGGCCTCGGCGCGGCGCACGACCCGTGCCTGGTCCGCGAGATCGGCGCGGCCACCGCGGCGCAGATCCGGGCGACGGGCCAGGACTGGACCTTCGCACCGGCGTTGACCGTCCCGCAGGACGACCGCTGGGGCCGCACCTACGAGGGCTACTCCGAGGACCCCCGGATCACCCGCGCGTACGGCTACGAGGCCGTGAAGGGCCTGCAGGGTTCGGACCGGCGAAGGGTCGGCGTGCTGGCCACGGCCCGCGAGTTCGTCGGCGACGGCGGCACGCTCGGCGGTCGCGACCAGGGCAGCACGCCCGCCACCACCGCCGAGCTGATCAACGTCCACGGCCAGGGCTACTACGGCGCACTCGCGGCCGGCGCCCAGACCGTCATGGCGTCGTTCGGCAGCCTGGGCGACCAGGGCAAGGTGCACGGCAGCAAGGCGGTGCTGACCGACATCCTCAAGAGCAAGATCGGCTTCGACGGCCTCGTGGTGTCGCAGTGGAACGCGGTCGCACAGATCCCCGGCTGCGCCAACTACTCCTGCCCGCAGGCGATCAACGCGGGCGTCGACGTGGTGATGGTCCCGACCGACTGGCGGGAGTTCATCGCCAACACCGTCGCCCAGGTCGAGAACGGGCAGATCCCGTTGGCGCGCATCGACGACGCGGTCACCCGCATCCTGCGCGTCAAGCTGCGCGCGGGCGTCCTGGACGGCGTGAAGCCCTCGGCGCGGCCGGACGCCGGGTCCGCGAAGGCCCTGGACGCGCGCAGGCTCGCCCGTGAGGCGGTGCGCGAATCCCAGGTGCTGCTGAAGAACAACGGCGGCGTGCTGCCGTTGAAGCCGCGTTCGAAGGTGCTCGTGGTCGGCAAGAGCGCCGACAGCCTCCAGAACCAGACCGGCGGGTGGACGCTGACCTGGCAGGGCACCGGCAACACCAACGCCGACTTCCCGAACGGCACCACGGTGCTCGGCGGGTTGCGCGAGGCGTTGGGCGCGGAGAACGTCGTGTTCAGCGAGACCGGCGACGTCGACCCGGCCGGGTTCGACGCGGTGATCGCGGTGATCGGCGAGACCCCGTACTCCGACGGCGTCGGCGACCTCGGCCGCAAGACCCTGGAGGCGGCCAGGCTGTACCCGAGGGACCTGGCCGTGCTGGACAAGGTCCGGGGTCGCGGGGCGCCGGTCGTGACCGTGTACGTGTCGGGCAGGCCGCTGTACGTCAACAAGGAACTGAACCGCTCGGACGCGTTCGTGGCGTCGTGGCTGCCGGGCACCGAGGGCGGCGGCATCGCGGACCTGCTGGTCCGCGGGCGCCACGGCTTCAGCGGGACGCTGTCGTACTCGTGGCCGCGCGAAGCCTGTCAGACCACGAACACCGCGGGGCAGGACCCGCTGTTCAAGCCGGGCTACGGCCTGAAGTCGTGGCAGCGCACCGCGATCGGGCAGCTCGACGAGTCCTCGCCCACCGGGTGCGGCGGCGACGACGGCGGCACGGCGACCGAGGATCTGAAGCTCTACGACGGCGGCGACGTGGCGCCGTACCGGGGCTACATCTCCTCGCCCGACAACTGGGATGGCACGGAGATCGGCGCGGACGGCACGGCGGCGCACAGCACGATCTCGATCACGCCGGACGCCGGTCCGTCGTTGCGCGGCACGTGGTCGGGCACGGGTCCCGGCCAGGTCTACTTCGCCAACCCGGCGGGCGGGTCGGACCTGCGCGGGTACCTCAACGCCAAGTCCGCCGTGGTGTTCGACGTCGTCGTGCACAGGGCGCCGACCAACCGCACGGCGTTGAGCGCGCACTGCTCGTGGCCGTGCCTGGCCGAGGTCGACGTGACCAAGGTGTTCACCGGCCTGACCACGGGCCAGAAGTCCACGGTGAAGATCCCGGTCTCCTGCCTGGCCGACGCCGGGCTGGACCTGGAGAAGGTCAACCTGCCGTTCCTGGTGTTCACCGACGGTCCGTTCGAGGCGACGTTCTCGAACGTCCGCTGGGTGCCCAAGGCCGCCGCGGACCCGGACGCGAAGACCTGCGCGGAGTTGGGTTAG